Below is a window of Tolypothrix bouteillei VB521301 DNA.
AGCAGTTATTGTTTTTCTGATTGTTGGGTTAATTCTTACGGGAATTTTCATTAGCCCACTCCTAACCAAACAACGCAGAAACAGTATCAAACGTCGTCCTTTTCCTCCACTTTGGAACGCTATTATTGAGAACAATCTTCCTATTTACCTCCGCCTTTCTCCCGCAGAACGAAGACAGTTGCAGGGACACATTCAAGTGTTCTTAGCAGAAAAACAATTCATTGGTTGTGGAGGATTACAGGTAACGCAAGAAATGAAGATAGTTATTGCTGCGATCGCTTGCTTGCTTTTACTAAATGATAGAGGAGAATACTACCCCAAACTTCGTTCAATTCTGATTTATCCAAGTACTTATTTAGTAAAAGAAACCACTGTAGTGAGCGATTATGTTGTTGAAGAAAGGCGTGTAGCAAGATTGGGAGAATCGTGGAGTCGAGATCAAGTAGTAGTTTCTTGGGAACAAGTGAAGCAAGATACTAGTAACTGGAGAGATGGACATAATGTTGTTTTGCATGAATTTGCCCACCAGTTAGATCAAGAGGATGGTAAAGCAGAAGGTGTTCCTATTTTGCACCAAAAATCAGATTATCCCATCTGGGCTAAGGTAATGGCAGCAGAATATCAACAATTTTGTCAAGATGTTCAACAAGGAGTCAAGACTGTAATTGATAGCTATGGTGCAACGAATCCCGCAGAATTTTTTGCCGTAGCAACTGAAACGTTTTTTGAAAAACCTCAGCAATTATTGAATCAGCATCCAGCACTCTACGATCTCTTAAAGCGCTACTATCACCTGAATCCCGTGCAATGGATTTAAACACCTAAAGTTTGTTTGAGCCATGCTGTTGCCTTACTTGCGGCTTCTTCCACAACCTCTGGTTGGTCGTAAAATGCAATGTGATTTTCTGTCGTCATCCAGTGTAGATTTTTCTGCTTGGTTGGGATGCTATTAAAGAAGCGACGCGCACCATCTGGAACTAAAGCGGTATCCGAGTGAATGACTAAAGTAGGAGCTTTTATGTCACGACCTGCATTAATGGCATTAAATTGTAAGAAAGGCTCAAAGAACATCACTGCTGAACGATTTACCCAACCGGATTGAGAACCACGTGAGGTGCCGTAATAATCATAAGCTTCCTGACCGGGCATTGCCACGTTTTGGTTTTTTGGGTCAACATTTGTCATGTAATCAATTTGACCAGTTTTTTCATACTTAATACGTGCTTCTCTTCCCATTTTGATACGTGCTTCATAGTTATCGCCAAGCCATTGACGCATCACTTGGGGATCGTGATAGAAACCTGCCACAGTCACAAGAGCATTAATCGATTTATCCATTGCAGCAGCTTTGGCAGAGTATCCACCACCCGAACAAATACCTAGTAAACCCACGGAGTTTTGCTTAACTTCGGGTAATGCTCGCAAAAATGTGACTGCATTGAGAATGTCCTGAACTTTCATTTCTGGGTTTTCAAACTGGCGGGGTACACCTGAACTTTCACCAAAGGTACGATGGTCGAAAGTTAAGGCAACAAATCCTTCTTTGGCTAATTGACGAGCATAGACTGCAGGC
It encodes the following:
- a CDS encoding alpha/beta hydrolase, whose translation is MLSVKKFALTTLTLASVSLLTLPQMSNASRQKIGESPMPTVTETTTTNKITVRKVQFLSQGTKVVGNLYLPTTMSQGAKPAVVVVGPQSSVKEQVPAVYARQLAKEGFVALTFDHRTFGESSGVPRQFENPEMKVQDILNAVTFLRALPEVKQNSVGLLGICSGGGYSAKAAAMDKSINALVTVAGFYHDPQVMRQWLGDNYEARIKMGREARIKYEKTGQIDYMTNVDPKNQNVAMPGQEAYDYYGTSRGSQSGWVNRSAVMFFEPFLQFNAINAGRDIKAPTLVIHSDTALVPDGARRFFNSIPTKQKNLHWMTTENHIAFYDQPEVVEEAASKATAWLKQTLGV
- a CDS encoding zinc-dependent peptidase, with amino-acid sequence MIAAVIVFLIVGLILTGIFISPLLTKQRRNSIKRRPFPPLWNAIIENNLPIYLRLSPAERRQLQGHIQVFLAEKQFIGCGGLQVTQEMKIVIAAIACLLLLNDRGEYYPKLRSILIYPSTYLVKETTVVSDYVVEERRVARLGESWSRDQVVVSWEQVKQDTSNWRDGHNVVLHEFAHQLDQEDGKAEGVPILHQKSDYPIWAKVMAAEYQQFCQDVQQGVKTVIDSYGATNPAEFFAVATETFFEKPQQLLNQHPALYDLLKRYYHLNPVQWI